One Lepus europaeus isolate LE1 chromosome 7, mLepTim1.pri, whole genome shotgun sequence DNA segment encodes these proteins:
- the LOC133764722 gene encoding ATP synthase membrane subunit K, mitochondrial-like, with the protein MAGPETDAQFQFTGIKKYFNSYTLTGRMNCVLATYGGIALLVLYFKLRSKKTPAVKAM; encoded by the coding sequence ATGGCAGGTCCAGAAACTGATGCTCAATTCCAGTTCACtggtattaaaaaatatttcaactctTACACTCTCACGGGAAGAATGAATTGTGTACTGGCTACATATGGAGGCATTGCTTTGCTGGTCTTATACTTCAAGTTAAGGTCTAAAAAAACTCCAGCTGTGAAAGCAATGTAA